A genome region from Coffea arabica cultivar ET-39 chromosome 7e, Coffea Arabica ET-39 HiFi, whole genome shotgun sequence includes the following:
- the LOC113700966 gene encoding uncharacterized protein, whose amino-acid sequence MAPNKKSKPKLNSAESTQSPSTSQSKFPACLRSVPPSSVAITIHAKPGSKLATITDINDEALGVQIDAPAKDGEANAALLDYISSVIGVKRRQVSIGSGLKSRDKVVVVEEVTLQGVFDALDKVLKGQ is encoded by the exons ATGGCTCCAAATAAgaaatccaaacccaaactcAACTCAGCCGAGTCAACTCAGTCTCCATCCACTTCTCAATCCAAATTCCCCGCCTGCCTCCGCTCCGTTCCTCCTTCCTCCGTCGCCATCACCATCCACGCCAAGCCCGGTTCCAAGCTCGCCACCATCACTG ATATTAATGATGAAGCATTAGGAGTCCAAATTGATGCCCCTGCCAAAGACGGCGAAGCTAATGCTGCACTTCTTGATTACATCAGCTCT GTGATAGGGGTCAAAAGAAGACAAGTTTCTATAGGCTCTGGTTTGAAATCACGGGACAAGGTTGTGGTTGTAGAGGAAGTAACTTTACAGGGTGTGTTTGATGCGCTTGACAAAGTATTAAAGGGCCAATAA
- the LOC113700965 gene encoding G-type lectin S-receptor-like serine/threonine-protein kinase LECRK3, protein MAALLFLLFLSAFSLAAARISPSSTLTPTGKNSSWLSPSGLYAFGFYPIGNGYAVGVFLNGIPDSLRGIPDKTVVWTANRDSAIHPLNVTLVLTNDGRLILQQSPGQEVDIVNLAEDKIASASMLDSGNFVLYNSANNTIWQSFDYPTDTLLPTQRLITDDGQGQGQLFSSASENDPSTGPFRLIMQQDGTLVQYPTDAPSLDPYAYYSSYTNNGGPHVTLNLDPNGYLYLLRDNGTIIFNVTQGFPDQKTIYRATIDVDGIFRLYSYSLQYKDNWIVRYNTTSNKCEPKGICGLNAFCSNVDTDIECKCIPGFDFISPGDLSSGCQRNFSQEGCQSPKEILRFTMMPIPNTVWENASYDTFKTSIRQECEQACLNDCNCGAALFGDGGCSKQRLPLKYGKRVLTNPKVALVKVGMPGSPVGGGPSYPQLHPKKKLRLDILIISISLLVFALVILVISGVLIHIHQLGAHKNMSRYKNAEPIGDVAPRAFTYAELERATNDFKEELGQGAFGTVYKGMLMDFQKTVAVKRLEKILAEGEAEREFHNEMAVIGKTHHRNLVRLLGYCADGPKKLLVYEYMSSGSLADVLYAKENQPNWDEGIKIACDIARGILYLHEECETQIIHCDIKPQNILMDEHRCAKISDFGLAKLLKHDQTKTFTAIRGTKGYVAPEWHKKLPVTVKADVYSYGIVLLEIICRRKNIDWSFPEDQAILEEYAYDCFEAQELHKLFADDELVNMRQLERMIKIAIWCIQGEPSLRPTMKKVLLMLEGTVDIPIPPNPTSFLSST, encoded by the coding sequence ATGGCTGCCCTTTTGTTCTTACTCTTTTTGTCTGCATTTTCCTTAGCAGCTGCTCGAATTAGCCCGAGTTCTACTCTTACACCCACTGGCAAGAACTCATCATGGTTGTCACCTTCAGGGCTTTATGCCTTTGGGTTCTATCCCATAGGCAATGGCTATGCTGTGGGAGTTTTCCTCAATGGAATTCCTGATTCCCTCAGAGGAATTCCTGATAAGACCGTAGTATGGACAGCCAATAGGGATAGTGCCATTCATCCACTGAATGTTACACTGGTTCTAACCAATGATGGAAGGCTAATCCTGCAGCAGTCACCAGGCCAAGAAGTAGACATTGTCAATCTTGCTGAAGACAAGATTGCTTCAGCTTCTATGCTAGATTCAGGAAATTTTGTCCTGTACAATTCTGCTAACAACACCATATGGCAGAGTTTTGATTATCCAACTGACACCCTTTTACCCACTCAGCGTCTTATAACTGATGACGGGCAAGGTCAGGGGCAGCTGTTTTCAAGTGCTTCAGAAAATGATCCTTCAACAGGGCCTTTCCGCCTAATTATGCAGCAAGATGGAACCCTGGTGCAATATCCTACAGATGCACCGAGTTTAGATCCATATGCTTACTACTCATCATACACTAATAATGGCGGGCCGCATGTGACCCTGAATCTTGACCCAAATGGATATCTCTACCTGTTGAGGGACAATGGCACCATAATATTCAATGTCACTCAAGGATTCCCCGATCAGAAAACAATCTATCGCGCAACCATTGATGTGGATGGTATTTTTCGGCTATATTCATATTCTCTCCAGTACAAAGACAACTGGATCGTCAGGTATAACACTACATCAAATAAATGTGAACCCAAAGGCATATGCGGACTCAATGCCTTCTGCAGCAATGTAGATACTGACATCGAATGTAAGTGCATTCCAGGATTCGATTTTATTTCTCCAGGTGACCTCAGCTCAGGGTGTCAGAGAAATTTTTCACAAGAGGGATGTCAATCCCCGAAAGAAATCCTCAGATTCACAATGATGCCAATACCAAACACAGTCTGGGAAAATGCTTCATATGACACATTCAAGACAAGCATAAGACAAGAATGCGAACAGGCTTGTCTAAACGATTGCAACTGTGGCGCAGCGTTATTTGGAGATGGTGGATGCAGCAAGCAAAGGCTTCCATTGAAATATGGGAAAAGAGTGCTGACTAATCCAAAAGTTGCTCTTGTGAAGGTGGGCATGCCTGGTTCCCCAGTTGGAGGTGGTCCGAGCTATCCCCAATTACACCCCAAGAAAAAGTTGCGTCTGGATATCTTAATCATCAGCatttcacttcttgtttttgccCTGGTGATACTTGTAATTTCTGGGGTTCTTATTCATATACATCAATTAGGTGCTCACAAAAACATGTCCAGATACAAGAATGCTGAACCAATCGGCGATGTTGCCCCGCGGGCATTCACCTATGCAGAACTAGAGCGGGCAACAAATGACTTCAAAGAAGAGCTGGGACAAGGAGCATTTGGAACTGTTTACAAAGGTATGCTGATGGATTTCCAGAAGACAGTCGCCGTGAAAAGACTGGAAAAAATATTAGCTGAAGGGGAAGCAGAAAGGGAGTTCCATAATGAGATGGCAGTGATTGGAAAAACACATCATCGTAATCTTGTCCGGTTACTTGGTTACTGTGCTGATGGACCTAAGAAGCTTCTAGTGTATGAATACATGAGCAGCGGATCATTGGCGGATGTCCTTTATGCCAAAGAGAACCAGCCCAACTGGGATGAAGGGATTAAAATTGCTTGTGACATTGCAAGAGGTATTCTCTACTTACATGAAGAGTGTGAGACACAAATCATCCATTGTGACATCAAACCTCAAAATATCCTCATGGATGAACACAGATGTGCAAAAATCTCAGATTTTGGCCTAGCAAAACTCTTAAAGCATGATCAGACCAAAACCTTTACTGCAATCAGAGGGACAAAAGGCTATGTTGCACCAGAATGGCATAAAAAATTGCCAGTCACAGTTAAAGCAGATGTGTACAGCTATGGGATTGTGCTGCTCGAGATCATATGTCGCCGAAAGAACATTGATTGGAGCTTCCCCGAGGATCAAGCTATTCTTGAAGAATATGcttatgattgctttgaggctCAAGAGTTGCATAAATTGTTTGCTGATGATGAGCTTGTTAACATGAGACAACTGGAAAGAATGATCAAGATAGCTATCTGGTGCATCCAAGGAGAGCCCTCACTTCGTCCCACAATGAAGAAAGTTCTGCTAATGCTAGAAGGGACAGTAGATATCCCAATACCACCAAATCCTACTTCTTTTCTCAGTTCTACCTAG
- the LOC113700622 gene encoding histone-lysine N-methyltransferase, H3 lysine-9 specific SUVH5-like, producing the protein MSLLTDTSPPAKMPGKRLFQEDSYPSNKHASKFKRSDADSVRSFPVHCGPFTSAMKTIKNFNASSNAVAAERLRIVAPTNVEYGFVRKAILHSGEPITKMKAKTDNKSHGDEDDEDCCIIEEKSSNFCEKKLVKDHGGITRKNSSQNHVHGQTSGVRESEEEEERDDEDVRILSASEWENRLQSRINCNNKRKKGNTAEKSVEETEVKDMENLAIVPYDNAAMNIVSHSNVQNALRLFDELYRSLLDEYKQELGEGPMRQQIHIKAAMLLKKQQKWVNTEPCFGHVPGVEIGNQFRFRVELALVGLHHEQMAGINHVTIEGKEYANSVVDSGLRRYGNRAASPDILLYSGQGQTFEDQKLQRGNLALKNSMDANYPVRVIRKTILGSVDATTATKKMYIYDGLYKVSKFGPERSKSGKLSLMFELVRSSRQPDCNHLSITKPRRSLKDLEDNNAETGYDVSGGKEKVPIMVVNEISIEKPDNFTYITKIMYPHWYQVSLPEGCDCVGGCSDSIRCPCAVKNGGELPFNEEGSIVRAKKMVHECGPNCKCPPSCQNRVSQHGPRLPLEIFRTKSTGWGVRSQVEIPSGSFICEYAGELLQDKEADLRDNDEYLFDLDDGEGFTIDAAKYGNVGRFINHSCSPNLYAQNVLYDHDDKRVPHVMLFATKKIPALKELSYDYNYKLNRVLDANGNIKMKKCFCGSRKCTDRLY; encoded by the coding sequence ATGAGTTTGTTAACTGACACATCCCCTCCTGCTAAGATGCCCGGGAAGCGACTGTTTCAAGAGGACAGTTATCCAAGTAACAAACATGCATCAAAATTCAAGCGTTCAGATGCTGATTCAGTCCGAAGTTTTCCAGTCCATTGTGGTCCATTTACCTCCGCGATGAAGACTATCAAGAATTTCAATGCTTCTTCGAATGCTGTAGCAGCTGAGCGATTGAGAATTGTGGCACCAACTAATGTGGAATATGGGTTCGTAAGGAAAGCAATTCTTCACTCAGGTGAGCCAATTACCAAGATGAAAGCCAAAACTGATAACAAATCACATGgagatgaagatgatgaagattgTTGCATTATAGAGGAGAAATCAAGTAATTTTTGTGAGAAAAAATTAGTCAAGGATCATGGTGGAATCACTCGAAAAAATTCAAGCCAAAATCATGTGCATGGGCAAACATCCGGAGTCCGTGAAtctgaagaggaagaagaaagagatgaCGAGGATGTTCGCATTTTATCTGCTTCAGAGTGGGAAAATAGACTTCAATCAAGAATCAATTgcaataataaaagaaaaaaaggaaatacaGCTGAAAAGAGTGTTGAAGAAACCGAAGTGAAGGATATGGAAAATCTGGCAATTGTTCCATATGATAATGCAGCCATGAACATTGTTAGTCACAGCAATGTGCAGAATGCCCTTAGGCTCTTTGATGAGCTATACAGAAGTCTCTTAGATGAATACAAGCAAGAGTTGGGGGAGGGACCAATGAGACAACAGATTCATATTAAAGCAGCAATGCTTCTCAAGAAACAGCAGAAATGGGTGAATACTGAACCATGTTTCGGACATGTTCCTGGGGTTGAAATTGGCAACCAGTTCCGATTCAGGGTTGAACTTGCTCTTGTTGGTCTACATCATGAACAAATGGCTGGTATTAATCACGTGACAATTGAAGGAAAAGAGTATGCTAACAGTGTGGTGGATTCAGGTCTGCGCCGTTATGGAAACAGAGCGGCTTCTCCTGATATTCTTCTATATTCTGGCCAAGGTCAGACATTTGAAGATCAAAAGCTCCAACGAGGTAATCTTGCCTTGAAGAATAGCATGGATGCAAATTATCCTGTGAGGGTTATTCGTAAAACTATCTTAGGATCTGTTGATGCAACCACAGCTACAAAGAAAATGTACATCTATGACGGTCTATATAAGGTGAGCAAATTTGGGCCTGAAAGATCCAAGTCTGGCAAATTGTCCTTGATGTTTGAATTGGTTCGATCGTCAAGGCAGCCAGATTGTAATCACCTAAGTATTACCAAGCCAAGAAGATCCTTAAAGGACCTCGAGGACAACAATGCTGAGACAGGATATGATGTGTCTGGAGGCAAGGAAAAAGTCCCAATCATGGTTGTGAATGAAATTAGCATTGAAAAACCAGATAACTTTACTTACATAACCAAGATAATGTATCCACATTGGTATCAAGTCTCATTGCCTGAAGGTTGTGATTGCGTTGGTGGATGCTCGGACTCCATTAGATGTCCTTGTGCTGTGAAGAACGGAGGGGAACTTCCGTTCAATGAGGAAGGCTCCATCGTTAGAGCAAAGAAAATGGTGCACGAATGTGGCCCGAATTGCAAATGCCCACCTTCTTGTCAGAACAGAGTTAGCCAACATGGTCCTCGATTGCCATTGGAGATATTTAGGACTAAATCAACTGGATGGGGTGTTAGATCACAAGTTGAAATCCCATCTGGCAGTTTCATATGTGAATATGCTGGAGAGTTGCTCCAGGACAAGGAAGCTGATTTAAGAGATAATGATGAATATCTTTTTGATCTTGATGATGGTGAAGGCTTTACAATTGATGCAGCGAAATATGGGAATGTGGGAAGATTCATCAACCACAGTTGCTCACCAAATCTTTATGCTCAAAATGTTCTTTACGATCATGACGACAAAAGAGTGCCCCATGTAATGCTTTTTGCTACCAAGAAAATACCTGCATTGAAGGAACTTTCATATGATTATAATTACAAGCTCAATCGGGTTCTTGATGCCAATGGAAACATCAAGATGAAGAAGTGTTTCTGCGGTTCTCGCAAGTGTACCGACAGGTTGTATTGA